In a single window of the Streptomyces sp. HUAS ZL42 genome:
- the pgk gene encoding phosphoglycerate kinase codes for MKTIDELLAEGVAGRRVFVRADLNVPLDGTTITDDGRIRAVLPTVKALAEAGARVVVASHLGRPKGAPDPAFSLAPAAARLGELLGAEVRFATDTVGESARSTVEGLADGQVAVIENLRFNAGETSKDDAERGAFADQLAALADVYVGDGFGAVHRKHASVFDLPARLPHAAGYLIAGEVAVLKKLTEDVQRPYVVALGGAKVSDKLAVIDELLGKADRLLIGGGMAYTFLKAKGHEIGVSLLQEDQIPAVQEYIERAEKSGVELVLPVDVLVAPEFPDLKTKAPANPTTVAADAVPADRMGLDIGPESRKLYASKLADAATVFWNGPMGVFEHPDFAEGTKAVAQALLDSPAFTVVGGGDSAAAVRLLGFDENAFGHISTGGGASLEYLEGKTLPGLAALED; via the coding sequence ATGAAGACGATCGACGAACTTCTCGCCGAAGGCGTGGCCGGCCGACGGGTCTTCGTCCGCGCCGACCTGAACGTGCCGCTCGACGGCACCACGATCACCGACGACGGCCGCATCCGCGCCGTCCTGCCCACCGTCAAGGCGCTGGCGGAGGCGGGCGCGCGCGTGGTCGTCGCCTCGCACCTGGGCCGCCCCAAGGGCGCCCCGGACCCGGCCTTCTCCCTGGCCCCCGCGGCCGCCCGCCTCGGTGAACTCCTCGGCGCCGAGGTCCGGTTCGCCACCGACACGGTCGGCGAGTCCGCCCGGTCCACGGTCGAGGGCCTCGCCGACGGCCAGGTGGCCGTCATCGAGAACCTGCGCTTCAACGCCGGCGAGACCTCCAAGGACGACGCCGAGCGCGGCGCCTTCGCCGACCAGCTCGCGGCGCTTGCCGACGTGTACGTGGGCGACGGCTTCGGCGCGGTCCACCGCAAGCACGCCTCGGTCTTCGACCTCCCGGCCCGGCTGCCGCACGCCGCCGGCTACCTCATCGCGGGCGAGGTCGCCGTCCTGAAGAAGCTGACGGAGGACGTCCAGCGGCCGTACGTCGTCGCCCTGGGCGGCGCCAAGGTATCCGACAAGCTCGCCGTCATCGACGAGCTGCTCGGCAAGGCCGACCGCCTCCTCATCGGCGGGGGCATGGCGTACACCTTCCTCAAGGCCAAGGGCCACGAGATCGGCGTCTCCCTCCTCCAGGAGGATCAGATCCCGGCCGTCCAGGAGTACATCGAGCGCGCGGAGAAGAGCGGCGTAGAGCTGGTCCTCCCCGTCGACGTGCTGGTCGCGCCCGAGTTCCCGGACCTGAAGACGAAGGCACCGGCCAACCCCACCACCGTCGCCGCGGACGCCGTCCCGGCCGACAGGATGGGCCTGGACATCGGTCCGGAGTCCCGCAAGCTGTACGCCTCGAAGCTCGCCGACGCGGCCACCGTCTTCTGGAACGGCCCGATGGGCGTCTTCGAGCACCCCGATTTCGCCGAGGGCACCAAGGCGGTCGCCCAGGCCCTCCTCGACTCCCCGGCCTTCACGGTCGTCGGCGGCGGCGACTCCGCCGCGGCCGTCCGCCTCCTGGGCTTCGACGAGAACGCATTCGGCCACATCTCGACCGGCGGCGGCGCCTCCCTCGAATACCTCGAGGGCAAGACGCTCCCCGGCCTCGCCGCACTGGAGGACTGA
- the tpiA gene encoding triose-phosphate isomerase encodes MTARTPLMAGNWKMNLNHLEAIAHVQKLAFALADKDYEAVEVAVLPPFTDLRSVQTLVDGDKLKIKYGAQDISAFDGGAYTGEISGPMLAKLKCTYVAIGHSERRQYHGEGDELVNAKVKAAFKHGITPILCVGEELEIREAGNAVPHTLAQVEGGLKDIPAEQAESIVIAYEPVWAIGTGKVCGAEDAQEVCAAIRGKIAELYTQELADKVRIQYGGSVKAGNVAEIMAQADIDGALVGGASLDADEFVKIVRFRDQ; translated from the coding sequence ATGACCGCGCGCACGCCGCTGATGGCGGGCAACTGGAAGATGAACCTCAACCACCTCGAGGCCATCGCCCACGTCCAGAAGCTCGCCTTCGCCCTGGCCGACAAGGACTACGAGGCCGTCGAGGTCGCCGTCCTGCCGCCCTTCACCGACCTGCGTTCCGTGCAGACCCTGGTCGACGGTGACAAGCTCAAGATCAAGTACGGCGCCCAGGACATCTCGGCGTTCGACGGCGGTGCCTACACCGGCGAGATCTCGGGCCCGATGCTCGCCAAGCTGAAGTGCACGTACGTGGCGATCGGCCACTCCGAGCGCCGTCAGTACCACGGCGAGGGCGACGAACTTGTGAACGCCAAGGTCAAGGCCGCCTTCAAGCACGGCATCACCCCCATCCTGTGCGTCGGCGAGGAACTGGAGATCCGCGAGGCGGGCAATGCCGTCCCGCACACGCTCGCCCAGGTCGAGGGCGGTCTGAAGGACATTCCGGCCGAGCAGGCCGAGTCCATCGTGATCGCGTACGAGCCCGTCTGGGCCATCGGCACCGGCAAGGTCTGCGGTGCCGAGGACGCCCAGGAGGTCTGCGCCGCCATCCGCGGCAAGATCGCCGAGCTGTACACGCAGGAGCTGGCCGACAAGGTCCGCATCCAGTACGGCGGCTCCGTCAAGGCCGGCAACGTCGCCGAGATCATGGCGCAGGCCGACATCGACGGCGCCCTGGTCGGCGGGGCCTCGCTGGACGCCGACGAGTTCGTCAAGATCGTGCGCTTCCGCGACCAGTGA
- the secG gene encoding preprotein translocase subunit SecG: protein MGFSIALIVFSLLLMLLVLMHKGKGGGLSDMFGGGMQSSVGGSSVAERNLDRITVVIGLLWFACIIVLGILMKTNS, encoded by the coding sequence TTGGGGTTCTCGATCGCCCTGATCGTCTTCAGCCTGCTGCTGATGCTGCTGGTGCTGATGCACAAGGGGAAGGGCGGCGGCCTCTCCGACATGTTCGGTGGCGGCATGCAGTCCTCCGTAGGCGGCTCCTCGGTCGCCGAGCGCAACCTCGACCGCATCACCGTGGTGATCGGTCTGCTGTGGTTCGCGTGCATCATTGTGCTCGGCATCCTGATGAAGACGAACAGCTGA
- a CDS encoding RNA polymerase-binding protein RbpA, with amino-acid sequence MASGNAIRGSRVGAGPMGEAERGESAPRLRVSFWCSNGHETQPSFASDAQVPDTWDCPRCGFPAGQDQDNPPDPPRTEPYKTHLAYVRERRSDADGEAILAEALAKLRGEI; translated from the coding sequence GTGGCAAGTGGCAACGCGATCCGTGGAAGCCGGGTCGGGGCGGGGCCGATGGGCGAGGCCGAGCGGGGCGAGTCCGCGCCGCGCCTGCGCGTCTCCTTCTGGTGCTCCAACGGGCACGAGACGCAGCCCAGCTTCGCGAGCGACGCGCAGGTGCCCGATACCTGGGACTGCCCGCGCTGCGGCTTCCCGGCCGGACAGGACCAGGACAACCCGCCGGACCCGCCGCGCACCGAGCCGTACAAGACGCACCTCGCGTACGTACGGGAGCGGCGCAGCGACGCGGACGGCGAGGCGATCCTCGCCGAGGCGCTCGCCAAACTGCGCGGCGAAATCTAG
- the pgi gene encoding glucose-6-phosphate isomerase translates to MNADGRTRLNRTPEWTALAKHREELGEVQLRELFAADPGRGDGYTLQVGDLHIDYSKHLVTDETLRLLRELAAATDVFGLRDAMFRGEKINTTEDRAVLHTALRAPREAVIEVDGENVVPAVHAVLDKMAAFTERVRAGEWTGHTGKRIKNVVNIGIGGSDLGPAMAYEVLRSYTDRDLTVRFVSNVDGADLHEATRDLDPAETLFVIASKTFTTIETITNATSARNWLLSELKAGPEAVAKHFVALSTNAEKVSAFGIDTANMFEFWDWVGGRYSYDSAIGLSLMIAIGPDRFREMLDGFRLVDEHFRTAPAESNVPLLLGLLGIWYGNFHDAQSHAVLPYSHYLSKFAAYLQQLDMESNGKYVGRDGKEVDWQTGPVVWGTPGTNGQHAYYQLIHQGTKLIPSDFIGFAEPVAELSDELGAQHDLLMANFFAQTQALAFGKTPEEVRAEGVPEELVTHKTFKGNHPTTTILARELTPSVLGQLIALYEHKVFVQGAVWNIDSFDQWGVELGKVLAKRVEPALTEGADVPGLDASTRSLVAKYRELRGRR, encoded by the coding sequence ATGAACGCAGACGGCCGTACCAGGCTCAACCGGACGCCCGAGTGGACCGCTCTGGCAAAGCATCGCGAGGAACTCGGCGAGGTGCAGCTGCGAGAGCTGTTCGCCGCCGATCCCGGACGGGGCGACGGGTACACGCTGCAGGTCGGTGACCTGCACATCGACTACTCCAAGCACCTCGTCACGGACGAGACGCTGCGGCTGCTGCGCGAGCTGGCCGCCGCGACGGACGTGTTCGGTCTCAGGGACGCCATGTTCCGCGGCGAGAAGATCAACACGACCGAGGACCGCGCCGTGCTGCACACCGCGCTGCGTGCCCCGCGCGAAGCGGTGATCGAGGTCGACGGGGAGAACGTCGTGCCCGCCGTGCACGCCGTCCTCGACAAGATGGCCGCCTTCACCGAGCGCGTCCGCGCCGGAGAGTGGACCGGCCACACCGGCAAGCGCATCAAGAACGTGGTCAACATCGGCATCGGCGGCTCCGACCTCGGTCCTGCGATGGCCTACGAGGTGCTGCGCAGCTACACCGACCGCGACCTCACGGTCCGCTTCGTCTCCAACGTCGACGGTGCCGACCTGCACGAGGCCACCCGCGACCTGGACCCGGCCGAGACGCTGTTCGTCATCGCGTCCAAGACCTTCACCACGATCGAGACGATCACCAACGCCACGTCGGCCCGCAACTGGCTGCTGAGCGAGCTGAAGGCCGGCCCCGAGGCCGTCGCCAAGCACTTCGTGGCGCTGTCGACGAACGCCGAGAAGGTCTCCGCCTTCGGCATCGACACGGCCAACATGTTCGAGTTCTGGGACTGGGTCGGCGGGCGGTACTCCTACGACTCGGCGATCGGCCTGTCGTTGATGATCGCCATCGGGCCGGACCGCTTCCGGGAGATGCTCGACGGGTTCCGCCTCGTCGACGAGCACTTCAGGACCGCGCCGGCCGAGTCCAACGTTCCGCTCCTGCTGGGCCTGTTGGGCATCTGGTACGGCAACTTCCACGACGCCCAGTCCCACGCCGTACTGCCCTACAGCCACTACCTGTCGAAGTTCGCCGCCTATCTGCAGCAGCTCGACATGGAGTCCAACGGCAAGTACGTCGGCCGGGACGGCAAGGAGGTCGACTGGCAGACCGGCCCGGTCGTCTGGGGCACGCCGGGCACCAACGGGCAGCACGCCTACTATCAGTTGATCCACCAGGGCACGAAGCTGATCCCGTCCGACTTCATCGGTTTCGCCGAGCCGGTCGCCGAGCTGAGTGACGAACTCGGCGCGCAGCACGACCTGTTGATGGCCAACTTCTTCGCCCAGACGCAGGCACTGGCCTTCGGCAAGACGCCGGAGGAGGTGCGTGCGGAGGGTGTGCCGGAGGAACTGGTGACGCACAAGACGTTCAAGGGCAACCACCCGACGACCACGATCCTCGCGCGCGAGCTGACGCCGTCCGTGCTGGGCCAGCTGATCGCGCTCTACGAGCACAAGGTGTTCGTCCAGGGCGCCGTCTGGAACATCGACTCATTCGACCAGTGGGGCGTGGAGCTCGGCAAGGTCCTCGCCAAGCGCGTCGAGCCCGCACTGACGGAGGGCGCCGACGTACCGGGACTGGACGCGTCCACCAGGTCCCTGGTCGCCAAGTACCGGGAGCTGCGCGGCCGGCGGTGA
- a CDS encoding ABC transporter permease, with product MRATLRWAHSDLRTHRGEALFIVLATAGIVVSLLLATALFGYATNPWQRVFTQSQGAHVWLHTGPSADAGRLAGLDGVESVAGPYPTESATLTSRGVRASVELRGTPGQPAVGRPLLTSGHWLEAADPDGVVLESSLARALLAQPGDTLALPGTARTLTVVGVADSAEPSYSPGEEPGLVWALPSAVRDPGGQVTGLRLKDPEDTGYAVQRAVTVLGAGAVSEVSTWRQAQAEAQGGNRLLGQVLGLFGLGALVAAGLAVHGAIGTRIRGHLRDISVLKAIGFTPGQVVRVFLLQHTAYALLGAVAGAALTQGVGSGLPGRLGDAVGVWQGLPGHTVALFAVPAGAVLFIGAVTGLAAWRAGRVPPVPVPRTAGAPGGRLSRASRGALGLRLPPALVLGWHQAFTRRPRSLATLARLALPLLLMVVAMSAWTTIDRFHSRPDQMGLAAALTVRADGGLGDAAARSLLEDNPHVTAAYPGVEVAALVPGQTATIALRGLGTHQDPYPYTLAEGRAAHGADEAVAGQGLLDLLNVHVGDWVRMTVGDQPQILHIVGRSIEPENAGRVISTSLDTLRENDPRLRPTLYQVRLQPGADPHEVAGELATAAHGHFDVHAAPNPADGLSPLRGVVAGLIAVLALIGIVEVLTAIGGAVREGERDLLALKAIGLSPRQITAITVTATGCTALAAVVVGIAAGLPLARWLIDAQGRSSGIGAGIAHGPSPLLLLLFGTAAVLGATALAALPAARAARRRLADTLSAVA from the coding sequence ATGCGGGCCACGTTGCGCTGGGCGCACTCCGATCTGCGCACGCATCGCGGCGAGGCGCTGTTCATCGTGCTCGCCACCGCCGGGATCGTCGTGTCGCTGCTGCTGGCGACGGCGCTCTTCGGTTACGCGACCAACCCCTGGCAGCGCGTGTTCACGCAGTCCCAGGGCGCGCACGTGTGGCTCCACACCGGTCCCTCGGCGGACGCCGGCAGGCTCGCCGGCCTGGACGGCGTGGAGTCGGTCGCGGGCCCCTACCCCACCGAGTCCGCCACCCTCACCTCCCGCGGTGTGCGGGCCTCCGTCGAACTGCGCGGCACTCCCGGGCAACCGGCCGTGGGTCGCCCGCTGCTCACCTCCGGGCACTGGCTCGAGGCGGCCGACCCCGACGGCGTGGTGCTGGAGAGCAGCCTCGCCCGGGCACTCCTGGCCCAGCCCGGCGACACCCTCGCGCTGCCCGGCACCGCCCGCACGCTGACCGTCGTCGGCGTCGCCGACAGCGCCGAGCCGAGCTACAGCCCGGGCGAGGAGCCGGGGCTCGTCTGGGCGCTGCCGTCCGCCGTGCGCGACCCGGGCGGCCAGGTGACCGGGCTGCGCCTGAAGGACCCGGAGGACACGGGTTACGCGGTCCAGCGCGCCGTCACCGTGCTGGGCGCCGGCGCGGTCAGCGAGGTCTCCACCTGGCGGCAGGCACAGGCCGAGGCGCAGGGCGGCAACCGGCTGCTGGGCCAGGTGCTGGGCCTGTTCGGCCTGGGCGCGCTGGTCGCCGCGGGACTCGCCGTGCACGGGGCGATCGGCACCCGTATCCGCGGCCACCTGCGGGACATCTCGGTCCTGAAGGCGATCGGCTTCACGCCCGGCCAGGTCGTACGCGTCTTCCTGCTCCAGCACACCGCCTACGCGCTGCTGGGCGCCGTGGCCGGTGCCGCGCTCACCCAGGGGGTGGGAAGCGGCCTCCCGGGGCGGCTCGGAGACGCGGTCGGCGTGTGGCAGGGGCTGCCCGGGCACACCGTGGCGCTGTTCGCCGTACCGGCGGGCGCGGTGCTGTTCATCGGCGCGGTCACCGGGCTCGCGGCCTGGCGGGCCGGGCGGGTGCCGCCGGTTCCGGTGCCGCGGACCGCGGGGGCGCCCGGCGGACGGCTGTCCCGTGCGTCGCGCGGGGCACTGGGGCTGCGCCTGCCGCCCGCCCTGGTGCTGGGCTGGCACCAGGCGTTCACGCGCCGCCCCCGGTCACTGGCCACGCTCGCCCGGCTCGCCCTTCCGCTGCTGCTGATGGTGGTGGCGATGAGTGCCTGGACCACCATCGACCGCTTCCACAGCAGGCCCGATCAGATGGGTCTCGCCGCCGCGCTCACGGTCCGCGCCGACGGCGGGCTCGGCGACGCGGCCGCCCGCTCCCTGCTGGAGGACAACCCGCACGTCACCGCCGCCTACCCGGGCGTCGAGGTGGCGGCCCTGGTTCCCGGCCAGACCGCCACGATCGCGCTGCGCGGCCTCGGCACCCACCAGGACCCCTACCCCTACACCCTCGCCGAGGGCCGTGCGGCGCACGGCGCCGACGAGGCGGTCGCCGGGCAGGGCCTCCTCGACCTGCTGAACGTACACGTCGGTGACTGGGTGCGGATGACGGTCGGCGACCAGCCGCAGATCCTGCACATCGTCGGCCGCAGCATCGAACCGGAGAACGCGGGCCGCGTGATCTCCACCTCGCTCGACACCCTCCGCGAGAACGACCCGCGGCTGCGCCCGACCCTCTACCAGGTACGGCTGCAGCCGGGCGCCGACCCGCACGAGGTCGCCGGGGAGCTGGCCACCGCCGCCCACGGCCACTTCGACGTGCACGCCGCACCCAACCCGGCCGACGGGCTCTCGCCGCTGCGGGGTGTCGTGGCCGGGCTGATCGCCGTCCTCGCGCTCATCGGGATCGTCGAGGTCCTGACGGCGATCGGCGGCGCCGTGCGGGAGGGCGAGCGCGACCTGCTGGCGCTCAAGGCGATCGGCCTGTCGCCCCGGCAGATCACCGCGATCACCGTCACCGCCACCGGCTGCACCGCCCTGGCCGCGGTCGTCGTCGGCATCGCGGCGGGCCTCCCGCTCGCACGCTGGCTGATCGACGCCCAGGGCAGGTCCAGCGGCATCGGCGCCGGGATAGCGCACGGACCGTCCCCGCTCCTCCTGCTGCTGTTCGGCACGGCCGCGGTACTCGGCGCCACCGCCCTCGCCGCCCTTCCCGCGGCACGCGCGGCACGCCGCCGACTCGCGGACACGTTGAGCGCGGTGGCCTGA
- a CDS encoding ABC transporter ATP-binding protein, protein MSDSPAPVLRAEGLVKTHYGEGAPAHAVRGVDLRVRQGEFVAVTGPSGAGKSTLLHLLGGLQRPDGGSLRLDGERTDTWSEARWAVERRKRIGIVFQFFNLVSNLSVADNVELPALLAGVSPKQARAEREELLAELGLAGKERSMPGELSGGEQQRVALARALVNHPPLLLADEPAGSLDSKGTREVMRLLSRFHQRGQSIVLVTHDARLASTADRVISFFDGRIVDDAELDGTPARRGTGISGVLELRD, encoded by the coding sequence GTGAGCGACAGTCCCGCTCCGGTGCTGCGCGCCGAGGGCCTGGTCAAGACCCACTACGGCGAGGGCGCCCCGGCGCACGCCGTGCGCGGCGTCGATCTGCGCGTACGGCAGGGCGAGTTCGTGGCCGTCACCGGTCCGTCCGGCGCCGGCAAGTCCACGCTGCTGCACCTGCTCGGCGGACTGCAGCGGCCGGACGGCGGCAGCCTCCGGCTGGACGGTGAGCGTACGGACACCTGGAGCGAGGCCCGCTGGGCGGTGGAACGCAGAAAGCGGATCGGGATCGTCTTCCAGTTCTTCAACCTGGTGTCCAATCTGTCGGTCGCCGACAACGTGGAGCTGCCCGCCCTGCTCGCCGGGGTTTCGCCGAAGCAGGCGCGCGCCGAGCGGGAGGAGCTGCTGGCCGAATTGGGTCTCGCGGGCAAGGAGCGGAGCATGCCGGGCGAGCTGTCCGGCGGTGAGCAGCAGCGGGTCGCGCTGGCCCGGGCCCTGGTCAACCATCCGCCGCTGCTGCTGGCCGACGAACCCGCGGGCAGCCTGGACAGCAAGGGCACCCGCGAGGTGATGCGGCTGCTCTCCCGCTTCCACCAGCGCGGGCAGAGCATCGTACTTGTCACCCATGACGCCCGGCTGGCGAGCACCGCGGACCGCGTGATCAGCTTCTTCGACGGCCGGATCGTGGACGACGCGGAGCTGGACGGGACGCCGGCGCGGCGCGGGACCGGGATATCCGGCGTCCTGGAGCTGAGGGACTGA
- a CDS encoding PadR family transcriptional regulator — translation MRLPLLALLARGPAHGYELKQGLEQLLGSAYPQPNVGQIYVTLGRLEKQGLIEGEDVEQSSRPNKKVYHLTDTGLQALRAWFEQPEGEPRVRDEFFMKLALAPQTGLADQIALINKQRRQYLTTMRDLSKLAAAEDRDNRVAHLLIEGAMLHLQADLDWLERCQEELEELE, via the coding sequence GTGCGCCTGCCCCTCCTGGCCCTCCTCGCGCGCGGCCCGGCCCACGGCTACGAGCTCAAGCAGGGCCTTGAGCAACTGCTGGGCTCCGCGTACCCTCAGCCGAATGTCGGCCAGATCTACGTCACCCTCGGCCGCCTCGAGAAGCAGGGACTGATCGAGGGCGAGGACGTCGAACAGTCCAGCCGGCCCAACAAGAAGGTCTACCACCTCACCGACACCGGGCTGCAGGCGCTGCGCGCCTGGTTCGAACAGCCCGAGGGCGAGCCGCGGGTGCGGGACGAGTTCTTCATGAAGCTGGCGCTCGCCCCACAGACCGGTCTCGCCGACCAGATCGCCCTCATCAACAAGCAGCGGCGCCAGTACCTCACCACCATGCGCGATCTGTCGAAGCTGGCCGCCGCCGAAGACCGTGACAACCGCGTCGCACATCTGCTGATAGAGGGCGCGATGCTGCACCTGCAGGCCGACCTCGACTGGCTGGAGCGGTGCCAGGAAGAGCTGGAGGAGCTGGAGTGA
- a CDS encoding ABC transporter substrate-binding protein has product MRWIHAAGRGLLVLVVVMAGYVTSGARADQGTGGGRGPLTLATAGDLTGYLGSVLEGWNRTHPGEKVTLVELPDSADETHAQMTTDLRGGDRSRFDVLNIDVNWTSEFAAAGWIRPLPRDRFPLGTFLKPVVKTATYEGHLYAVPYVTNAGLLLYRKDVLAKEGVPPPRTWTELEHDAKTVAPKYGLDGYAGQFLPYEGLTVNAAEAVYSAGGTILGDEGARVTVNSAAAREGIGFLARGVREGWIPEQALTYKEEESKQAFQDGRLLFLRNWPYAYVVASAEGSPVAGKIGAVPLPGPDGPGRSVLGGSNLAVNTHARHPDSAARLIAYLTSEPVQRQVLTRGALPPVRAALYEDPELVRQFPYLPTLRTSVLHAAPRPKSPRYDQVSLVVQAVVHDAMTGHMTPEAAVRRLAQELASIPGR; this is encoded by the coding sequence ATGCGGTGGATCCATGCCGCGGGTAGGGGCCTCCTCGTTCTCGTCGTGGTCATGGCGGGTTACGTCACCTCGGGCGCCCGTGCCGACCAGGGAACCGGAGGCGGCCGGGGCCCGCTGACCCTGGCCACCGCCGGCGACCTCACCGGCTATCTGGGTTCCGTCCTGGAGGGCTGGAACCGTACCCATCCCGGCGAGAAGGTCACCCTCGTCGAGCTCCCGGACTCCGCCGACGAGACGCACGCGCAGATGACCACCGATCTGCGCGGCGGCGACCGCAGCCGCTTCGACGTCCTCAACATCGACGTCAACTGGACCTCCGAGTTCGCCGCCGCCGGGTGGATACGCCCTCTGCCCCGCGACCGCTTCCCGCTCGGGACCTTCCTGAAGCCGGTCGTGAAGACGGCGACCTACGAGGGACATCTGTACGCCGTCCCGTACGTCACCAACGCCGGCCTCCTTCTCTACCGCAAGGACGTCCTCGCCAAGGAGGGCGTCCCGCCGCCGCGCACCTGGACCGAACTGGAGCACGACGCGAAGACCGTCGCGCCGAAGTACGGTCTCGACGGCTACGCCGGCCAGTTCCTGCCGTACGAGGGCCTCACCGTCAACGCGGCCGAGGCCGTCTACTCGGCGGGCGGCACGATCCTCGGCGACGAGGGTGCGCGCGTCACGGTGAACTCGGCGGCGGCACGGGAGGGGATCGGGTTCCTGGCGCGCGGGGTGCGCGAGGGCTGGATACCCGAGCAGGCGCTGACGTACAAGGAGGAGGAGTCCAAGCAGGCCTTCCAGGACGGCAGGCTGCTCTTCCTCCGCAACTGGCCGTACGCGTACGTCGTCGCGTCGGCCGAGGGCTCGCCGGTGGCCGGGAAGATCGGCGCCGTACCGCTGCCGGGTCCGGACGGTCCGGGCAGGAGCGTCCTCGGGGGCTCGAACCTGGCCGTCAACACGCACGCGCGGCATCCCGACTCGGCCGCGCGCCTGATCGCGTACCTGACCAGCGAGCCCGTCCAGCGCCAGGTCCTCACGCGCGGTGCGCTGCCGCCCGTACGTGCCGCGCTGTACGAAGATCCCGAGCTGGTGCGGCAGTTCCCGTACCTGCCGACTCTGCGCACGAGTGTGCTCCACGCCGCCCCGCGCCCCAAGAGCCCGCGCTACGACCAGGTCAGCCTGGTGGTGCAGGCGGTCGTGCACGACGCGATGACCGGGCACATGACGCCCGAGGCCGCGGTGCGACGGCTGGCGCAGGAGCTGGCATCCATTCCCGGTCGATAG
- a CDS encoding glycoside hydrolase family 13 protein: MHNRQLAQTGHGVIDKTLTARRWWRDAVIYQVYVRSFLDSTGDGIGDLAGVRAGLPYLKKLGVDGIWLSPCYPSPQHDHGYDVADYCDVDPLFGDLAEFDLLMAAARRLGIKVLLDIVPNHCSSEHPWFREALASAPGSAARARFHFADGRGPDGAEPPNNWHAMFGGPAWTRVTEADGRPGQWYLHMFTPEQPDWNWRNPEVGAEFDRILRFWLDRGVDGFRIDVAAGLFKHPDLPDSPDPEADARTRDSVNPLAWNQPEVHDVWRHWRSVCDAYTERDGHDRLLVGEVSVPTAREHAQYVRSDELHQAFFFDLLGAPWNADAFRKVISEAMQDIAGTGSTVTWVLNNHDQVRTVTRYGEPATEGSGLGAARARAAALLMLALPGAAYIYQGEELGLPEVVDLPDDVLTDPIFRRTGSRARIRDGCRVPLPWSGQASPFGFTSGVEGAKPWLPQPDYFAEYATDRALADTRSFWHLYRDGLQLRAQLPQLGEGTLRWLDAAPGVLAFERGDGLVCAVNFGTAPTPAPVSGTPLLSSGPCHAGVLPGSTAAWWMSDGSTL, encoded by the coding sequence ATGCATAACCGTCAGCTCGCACAGACAGGCCACGGGGTGATCGACAAGACCCTCACGGCGCGCCGCTGGTGGCGCGACGCAGTGATCTACCAGGTGTACGTCCGCAGCTTCCTGGACAGCACCGGCGACGGCATCGGCGATCTCGCCGGGGTCCGGGCCGGGCTGCCGTACCTGAAGAAGCTCGGTGTCGACGGGATCTGGCTGAGCCCCTGCTACCCCTCGCCGCAGCACGACCACGGCTACGACGTGGCCGACTACTGCGACGTGGACCCGCTCTTCGGCGACCTCGCCGAGTTCGACCTGCTGATGGCTGCCGCCCGGCGGCTCGGCATCAAGGTGCTGCTCGACATCGTCCCCAACCACTGCTCCAGCGAGCACCCGTGGTTCCGCGAGGCCCTCGCCTCTGCGCCCGGCAGCGCGGCCCGTGCCCGCTTCCACTTCGCCGACGGCCGCGGCCCCGACGGCGCCGAGCCGCCCAACAACTGGCACGCCATGTTCGGCGGCCCGGCCTGGACCCGCGTCACCGAGGCGGACGGGCGGCCCGGCCAGTGGTACCTGCACATGTTCACGCCGGAACAGCCCGACTGGAACTGGCGCAACCCCGAGGTCGGCGCCGAGTTCGACCGCATCCTGCGCTTCTGGCTCGACCGGGGCGTCGACGGCTTCCGCATCGACGTCGCCGCCGGCCTCTTCAAGCACCCCGACCTGCCCGACTCCCCGGACCCGGAGGCCGACGCCCGCACCCGCGACTCGGTCAACCCGCTGGCCTGGAACCAGCCCGAGGTGCACGACGTGTGGCGGCACTGGCGGTCGGTGTGCGACGCGTACACGGAACGCGACGGCCACGACCGTCTGCTGGTCGGCGAGGTGTCCGTCCCCACCGCCCGCGAACACGCCCAGTACGTCCGCTCCGACGAGCTCCACCAGGCCTTCTTCTTCGACCTGCTCGGCGCGCCCTGGAACGCCGACGCCTTCCGCAAGGTCATCTCCGAGGCCATGCAGGACATAGCCGGCACCGGCTCGACGGTCACCTGGGTCCTCAACAACCACGACCAGGTCCGCACCGTCACCCGCTACGGCGAACCCGCCACCGAGGGCAGCGGCCTCGGCGCCGCCCGCGCCCGCGCCGCCGCGCTGCTGATGCTCGCGCTGCCCGGAGCGGCGTACATCTACCAGGGCGAGGAGCTGGGCCTGCCCGAGGTCGTCGACCTCCCCGACGACGTGCTCACCGACCCGATCTTCCGCCGCACGGGCAGCCGTGCCCGCATCCGCGACGGCTGCCGCGTCCCGCTGCCGTGGTCCGGACAGGCCTCCCCGTTCGGCTTCACCTCCGGCGTCGAGGGCGCCAAGCCCTGGCTGCCGCAGCCCGACTACTTCGCCGAGTACGCCACCGACCGCGCTCTCGCCGACACGCGCTCCTTCTGGCACCTGTACCGCGACGGCCTCCAACTGCGCGCCCAACTGCCCCAGTTGGGTGAGGGCACACTGCGCTGGCTGGACGCCGCACCCGGCGTCCTCGCCTTCGAGCGCGGCGACGGCCTCGTCTGCGCCGTCAATTTCGGTACGGCGCCCACACCCGCGCCGGTCTCCGGCACCCCCCTGCTGTCCAGCGGCCCCTGCCATGCCGGGGTGCTCCCCGGCTCCACGGCCGCCTGGTGGATGAGCGACGGCTCGACGCTCTGA